A region from the uncultured Macellibacteroides sp. genome encodes:
- a CDS encoding phage tail tube protein yields MAEKYVTTEDTIVGDELFLFVDEGGTKSPLAFGTSCGIDLSADTIDASSKMSGPWKESLVGQLGYTVSCDFLISLKDGHMSFKTLKAKMASREPIPFVMSKHSKTELTGEYTSTGGFVKGSAIITALSVKADNGALCTSSISLQGTGSLDDDPAA; encoded by the coding sequence ATGGCTGAAAAGTATGTTACTACTGAAGATACCATCGTAGGTGATGAGCTATTTCTATTTGTAGACGAGGGAGGTACTAAGTCTCCTCTTGCTTTTGGAACATCATGTGGAATTGACCTTAGTGCTGACACAATTGATGCTTCATCTAAAATGTCCGGCCCATGGAAAGAGTCGCTGGTTGGCCAACTTGGCTATACTGTCTCTTGTGATTTTCTTATATCTCTCAAAGATGGGCACATGTCTTTTAAAACACTGAAGGCTAAAATGGCCTCCCGTGAACCAATTCCTTTTGTAATGTCTAAACATTCAAAAACTGAATTGACAGGAGAATATACATCTACTGGAGGGTTTGTAAAAGGGAGTGCAATAATTACAGCGTTGTCTGTAAAAGCTGACAATGGAGCTTTATGTACAAGTTCTATTTCCCTTCAGGGTACAGGCTCCCTGGACGATGATCCAGCGGCATAA
- a CDS encoding tape measure protein gives MAGRLSFSIALNLLTENFKKGASTVQNGLRSMQMQVLTFAAALGFSGVGLTGFISKLIETARETGRVTTALKNVSGSMAQYAANQKFVLSLAKKYGVEVLALTGNYAKFTAAASNAGVAMSDQKKIFESVSRASVAFGLTADDTNLTFLAITQMMSKGKISSEELRRQLGERLPIAMAAMAKAAGVPINKLDKLLQQGKLMSNEVLPKFADALNKMIPDVNTDNLETSLNRMKNAFTAMVKDTATQQAYKGLIDNITKLIETAASNVKTLLIQLVSVLTGVIFGRFFKWFVSEIAIAERIAMLSAAKTAKAAGATFDVVAWKASHASSTMQTMFTRSITAIKTAFFSMLPAAIVMGIGYVISKMIAARDEAKRIRSIFDDYQKESYSIGKPEEADRLNRLYAIVKDTNNSYNVRKNALININGILQSSYSINKNALEINGDINSKISERVKLLKDAAAVEFYQKKKLEAEGILNEISGRYGGLGNLAFAANNPDKGKSSLIDGISALFGGKKMSTAYIDASIVSQQQKVITDTNKQLDILEKSILAASPTATNINDDGDKKKTDLQKAEEEYAESIKELTNQKKNEAITGKEYQEALDKLNEASFKKLSGLLSPEQAAKNKSYQQAKSGYNSSISAKIEKEYFDSLNELSGQYKIGAINEQDYKDSKIQLIEKTLKEMASVESLTEANFDFIEDLKLAGRELKKVKAPTLEKRESFYDYKKSKADIAAEELDVAKNNLDKLKEAYKDIAKEMEKELNSSMSNVKTLEDALKIARVRQDVKDLGKEMNETLYGGVKDIASSADRVVSAFSNLKSVFSDVDASGWEKIMAVWNALTSTVDSFLSILELIKTMTELINRLAIAKQAESDIDSAVAAKKVSNTAVEIAADQAGVAISKTTTASKVADATTEVSANTAVAATAAGKSVAGIPFVGIALAAAAIGGIMALFSSIPKFAGGGIVQGGASSGDKILARVNSGEMILNKMQQSSLFNLLDRGINVKNSSGDVHFVIEGEKLVGVLNRYNKRQGRIR, from the coding sequence ATGGCTGGAAGATTATCGTTTTCTATTGCACTAAACTTATTGACTGAAAACTTTAAGAAGGGTGCAAGTACGGTTCAAAATGGATTGCGCTCTATGCAAATGCAGGTGCTTACATTTGCGGCCGCTCTTGGATTTTCAGGCGTTGGTCTTACTGGTTTTATCTCTAAGTTGATAGAAACAGCGAGGGAAACAGGTCGCGTTACAACGGCTCTTAAAAATGTTTCAGGGAGCATGGCCCAATATGCTGCCAATCAAAAATTTGTTCTTTCCCTGGCTAAAAAATATGGAGTTGAAGTATTGGCCCTTACTGGTAATTACGCAAAATTTACGGCCGCTGCCTCTAATGCGGGCGTTGCCATGTCTGATCAAAAAAAGATATTTGAAAGCGTATCGCGCGCCTCCGTTGCATTCGGGCTCACTGCTGATGATACAAACCTTACATTTTTAGCTATCACACAAATGATGAGTAAGGGAAAAATCTCATCTGAGGAATTGCGTAGGCAATTAGGAGAGAGATTGCCGATTGCCATGGCTGCAATGGCTAAAGCTGCAGGGGTTCCTATCAATAAATTAGATAAATTATTGCAACAAGGCAAGCTAATGTCTAATGAGGTTCTTCCAAAATTTGCAGATGCTCTGAATAAAATGATACCAGACGTCAATACTGATAATTTGGAAACCAGCCTTAATCGAATGAAAAACGCCTTTACCGCTATGGTGAAAGATACTGCAACGCAACAGGCGTATAAGGGGCTTATTGATAACATAACTAAGCTTATTGAAACTGCTGCATCCAATGTAAAGACTTTATTGATTCAATTGGTATCTGTACTTACAGGCGTTATTTTTGGTAGGTTTTTCAAATGGTTTGTATCAGAAATAGCAATAGCAGAGAGGATTGCAATGTTGTCCGCCGCAAAAACAGCAAAAGCAGCAGGTGCTACATTTGATGTTGTTGCGTGGAAGGCTAGTCATGCCAGTTCTACCATGCAAACGATGTTTACAAGATCAATAACGGCTATTAAAACGGCATTCTTCAGTATGCTGCCAGCCGCTATAGTTATGGGTATAGGATATGTCATTTCAAAAATGATAGCCGCGCGAGATGAAGCCAAACGAATAAGATCAATTTTTGACGACTACCAAAAAGAGTCTTATTCTATTGGAAAACCAGAAGAAGCGGATAGGCTTAATAGGCTTTATGCAATTGTAAAAGATACTAACAATAGCTATAACGTCAGAAAAAACGCGTTGATCAATATAAATGGTATACTCCAGTCTTCGTATTCAATAAATAAAAATGCTCTAGAAATTAATGGAGACATTAATAGTAAAATATCAGAGCGAGTTAAGCTATTAAAAGATGCTGCAGCCGTTGAATTTTATCAAAAAAAGAAGTTGGAGGCAGAGGGTATTTTAAATGAAATATCTGGTAGGTATGGTGGGTTAGGAAATCTTGCATTCGCTGCAAATAATCCGGATAAAGGAAAATCTTCTTTAATTGATGGAATTAGCGCTTTATTTGGAGGTAAAAAAATGAGCACGGCCTATATAGATGCTTCGATTGTTTCGCAGCAGCAAAAGGTGATTACTGACACCAACAAACAGCTTGACATTCTTGAAAAGAGCATATTGGCGGCCTCTCCAACAGCTACTAACATCAATGACGACGGCGATAAAAAGAAGACGGACCTACAAAAAGCAGAAGAGGAGTATGCTGAATCAATCAAGGAGCTCACTAATCAAAAGAAAAACGAGGCTATAACCGGAAAGGAATATCAGGAGGCTCTTGATAAGCTTAACGAAGCCTCATTTAAAAAGTTGTCAGGGCTATTGAGTCCTGAGCAAGCAGCCAAAAATAAAAGTTATCAACAGGCTAAGTCCGGGTATAACTCCTCTATTTCTGCTAAAATTGAAAAAGAATATTTTGATAGTCTAAATGAGCTGTCAGGTCAGTACAAAATAGGGGCTATTAACGAGCAAGACTACAAAGATTCCAAAATACAGCTTATTGAAAAAACTCTCAAAGAAATGGCCTCTGTTGAATCACTTACTGAGGCTAATTTTGATTTTATTGAAGATCTTAAATTAGCTGGTAGGGAGTTGAAAAAAGTAAAAGCTCCTACACTGGAAAAAAGAGAAAGTTTCTATGATTATAAAAAAAGCAAAGCGGATATCGCGGCTGAAGAGTTGGACGTTGCAAAGAATAACCTTGACAAACTGAAGGAAGCCTATAAGGATATCGCTAAGGAAATGGAGAAAGAGCTTAATAGTTCAATGAGCAATGTAAAAACGCTTGAAGATGCTTTGAAGATTGCTCGCGTAAGACAAGATGTAAAAGACCTTGGAAAGGAGATGAATGAAACTCTGTACGGAGGCGTAAAGGATATAGCCTCAAGTGCAGATAGAGTTGTAAGTGCATTCTCTAATTTAAAGAGCGTATTTAGTGATGTAGATGCGTCAGGGTGGGAAAAAATAATGGCAGTATGGAATGCATTAACAAGTACTGTCGATTCTTTTCTTTCAATACTTGAACTTATTAAGACAATGACAGAATTAATCAATAGGCTTGCTATAGCAAAACAGGCAGAATCAGACATAGACTCTGCGGTTGCTGCAAAAAAAGTTTCGAATACAGCTGTAGAAATTGCGGCCGATCAGGCTGGCGTGGCAATTTCTAAGACCACAACAGCAAGCAAGGTTGCGGATGCAACTACAGAGGTTTCGGCAAATACGGCTGTAGCAGCAACAGCTGCAGGAAAATCTGTTGCTGGTATTCCGTTTGTAGGGATAGCTCTTGCGGCTGCTGCCATTGGTGGAATTATGGCTTTATTCTCAAGCATTCCTAAGTTTGCCGGTGGAGGAATTGTTCAGGGGGGGGCATCTTCAGGAGATAAAATACTTGCACGTGTAAATTCAGGCGAAATGATTCTAAATAAGATGCAGCAGTCATCTTTGTTTAACCTGCTTGACAGGGGTATAAATGTAAAAAATTCAAGCGGGGACGTACACTTTGTAATAGAAGGTGAAAAGCTGGTTGGGGTTTTAAATAGATATAATAAGAGACAGGGGAGAATCAGGTAA
- a CDS encoding aspartyl protease family protein encodes MDRRLIIIVMLLWCFLIAKAQNYIALESSERPIVKVNINGSEAYMLIDTGSSINILTMKAVKAHRLRIRTIYAGGVYSATTEMHAIHVDKAKIDIRGALFYQFLTIDISLITKNIFEETGIEISGIIGTPAIISLGMVVDLKRGIITINK; translated from the coding sequence ATGGATAGACGATTAATCATTATAGTAATGTTGCTGTGGTGCTTTTTAATTGCTAAGGCTCAAAACTACATAGCATTAGAGAGCAGCGAAAGGCCGATCGTAAAAGTAAACATAAACGGGTCTGAGGCCTATATGCTGATTGATACTGGTTCAAGCATTAATATTTTAACAATGAAAGCCGTAAAAGCACACAGGCTAAGAATCAGAACAATATATGCCGGTGGTGTTTATTCTGCAACAACAGAAATGCATGCAATTCATGTAGATAAGGCTAAAATAGATATCAGAGGAGCTTTGTTCTATCAATTCTTGACAATAGACATATCACTTATAACAAAAAATATTTTCGAGGAGACCGGAATAGAAATATCCGGGATAATTGGCACTCCAGCAATAATAAGCTTAGGAATGGTAGTAGACTTAAAGAGAGGAATTATAACTATAAATAAATAA
- a CDS encoding four helix bundle protein, which produces MIEKLQIYKDTYVLTNKMYAVFTQMEKCHRHVLGSKMLDCALDLFKWIALANKSRDKVERLKYLDEFLSQFELLRVYLRICSDNKMLKLNTLADLHILIGNISRQLSGWKSATTRM; this is translated from the coding sequence ATGATTGAAAAATTACAGATCTATAAAGATACTTATGTGCTTACAAATAAAATGTATGCTGTTTTTACGCAAATGGAAAAATGTCACAGGCACGTTTTAGGGAGTAAAATGCTTGATTGTGCTCTTGATTTATTCAAGTGGATAGCACTTGCAAATAAGTCGAGAGACAAAGTTGAGCGGTTAAAGTATCTGGATGAGTTTCTTTCTCAATTTGAGTTATTGAGGGTGTATTTGCGAATATGTTCTGACAATAAGATGCTAAAGCTCAATACGCTTGCAGACTTACATATACTAATAGGAAACATATCCCGTCAGCTATCTGGCTGGAAATCCGCCACAACGAGAATGTGA
- a CDS encoding RNA-directed DNA polymerase, producing MISIEDVFEAYYSCRKNKRGTENAIDFEVNYEENCIKLWLDINDRSYKPSKSIAFIVTKPRRREIFAASFRDRIVHHLIDMKIRPLLEADFIEKTCNNRIGKGTSKCVEYLKEDIILVSENYTKDCWVAKMDMKGFFMSIRKDILTEKILDYISANYFEEDRDDIKWLTDITVNDHPEKNCVLKSAWSEWRLLDKNKSLFYVGDICGLPIGNLISQLLANFYLNEFDHYVSESLGFSNYGRYVDDFYIVHNNKDHILNSIPLMRAKLEEIGIELHPDKFYIQYYTRGIELVGTVIKPERSYVHNRTVNNAFMAIRELNKIEDIEANTGRFISIVNSYLGFMKVNCSYAIRRNLLVELEKKWWDIIYVDANFGKVVLRNRHKEKIQVKEEIIINQVKNKRKVNGKSKSDKRKRRENS from the coding sequence ATGATAAGTATTGAAGATGTATTTGAAGCGTACTATTCCTGTAGAAAAAACAAAAGAGGGACTGAGAACGCAATTGATTTTGAGGTTAACTATGAGGAGAATTGTATAAAGCTTTGGCTTGATATTAATGATCGTTCTTATAAACCTTCTAAATCTATAGCTTTCATCGTGACAAAGCCTCGAAGACGTGAAATATTTGCGGCAAGTTTTAGAGATAGGATAGTACACCATCTTATTGACATGAAAATAAGGCCTCTTCTGGAAGCTGATTTTATAGAAAAGACATGCAACAATCGGATAGGCAAAGGAACATCGAAATGTGTTGAATATCTAAAGGAAGATATAATACTCGTTTCAGAAAATTACACAAAAGATTGCTGGGTGGCAAAAATGGATATGAAAGGCTTCTTTATGTCTATTAGAAAGGACATATTAACAGAAAAAATATTGGATTATATTTCTGCCAACTACTTTGAAGAAGATAGGGATGATATAAAATGGCTTACAGACATAACAGTGAACGATCATCCTGAAAAGAATTGCGTATTAAAGTCTGCCTGGAGTGAATGGAGGCTTCTTGACAAAAACAAAAGTCTGTTTTATGTTGGCGACATTTGCGGGCTGCCAATAGGAAACCTTATATCTCAGTTATTGGCCAATTTCTATTTAAATGAGTTTGATCATTATGTGAGTGAATCGCTTGGATTTTCTAACTATGGAAGATATGTAGATGACTTTTACATCGTACATAACAATAAGGATCATATCCTGAACAGTATTCCTCTTATGAGGGCAAAGCTTGAAGAAATTGGCATAGAACTGCATCCGGATAAGTTTTATATTCAATACTACACAAGGGGTATTGAGTTAGTTGGAACTGTTATAAAGCCCGAACGAAGTTACGTGCATAACAGGACTGTAAATAATGCTTTCATGGCTATTCGTGAGCTTAATAAAATTGAAGATATTGAAGCAAATACCGGACGTTTTATTTCGATTGTTAACTCATATTTGGGGTTTATGAAGGTTAACTGCAGCTACGCAATACGCAGAAATCTACTGGTTGAGCTAGAAAAAAAATGGTGGGATATAATTTATGTTGATGCAAATTTCGGAAAGGTAGTACTCAGGAACAGACACAAAGAAAAAATACAGGTTAAAGAAGAAATTATTATTAATCAAGTCAAAAACAAAAGAAAAGTAAATGGAAAATCGAAATCTGATAAACGAAAAAGAAGGGAAAATTCTTGA
- a CDS encoding phage holin family protein → MEMMKMFGFEQESVYRALAVLALIYFGVMFAVGCDLVSGIKKAKKRGEMRRSNLLRMTVKKLSEYWNVLLAGLAPDIICYAVGWYDLPFATAIVALFIVGIEIKSIYEKAENKKKYKEVAEVAGKVVVNRDNIEEVSKALNEYFNNKDDEKGK, encoded by the coding sequence ATGGAGATGATGAAAATGTTTGGATTTGAGCAGGAGTCTGTTTATAGAGCCCTGGCTGTTTTAGCACTAATCTATTTTGGCGTTATGTTTGCTGTTGGTTGCGATCTGGTATCAGGAATAAAGAAGGCAAAAAAAAGAGGTGAAATGAGACGTTCAAACCTACTAAGAATGACAGTAAAAAAACTTTCTGAATATTGGAACGTACTTCTTGCCGGGCTTGCGCCTGATATTATATGTTATGCCGTTGGGTGGTATGATCTACCATTCGCAACGGCAATAGTGGCTCTGTTCATTGTAGGAATAGAAATTAAGTCCATTTACGAAAAAGCGGAGAATAAGAAGAAATACAAAGAAGTGGCTGAAGTAGCTGGAAAAGTTGTTGTGAACAGGGATAATATAGAAGAAGTATCAAAAGCACTTAATGAATATTTTAATAATAAAGACGATGAAAAAGGAAAGTAA
- a CDS encoding structural protein P5, with product MKKESKQARGARNKNHGNILNSPKTKWMGEVDEIQKKDSKFEEFKESKFGYRALIKTLQTYRIKHNCQTIEDFIKRWAPPIENNTSNYISRVCKEMQVPSVYIPDINDQATMVAFAAAISIVENGDRPIMKDIIEGWRLL from the coding sequence ATGAAAAAGGAAAGTAAACAGGCGCGAGGAGCGAGAAACAAAAATCATGGCAACATTCTTAACAGCCCAAAAACAAAATGGATGGGAGAAGTTGATGAAATTCAAAAAAAAGACTCGAAATTTGAAGAATTCAAAGAGTCTAAATTTGGTTACAGAGCGTTAATTAAAACGCTTCAAACATATCGGATCAAACATAATTGTCAGACAATTGAGGACTTCATAAAAAGATGGGCTCCACCCATCGAAAACAACACCTCAAACTATATTTCAAGAGTGTGCAAGGAAATGCAGGTTCCTAGTGTTTATATACCAGATATCAATGATCAGGCTACAATGGTTGCATTTGCGGCCGCCATAAGTATTGTTGAGAACGGCGATCGTCCCATAATGAAAGACATTATAGAAGGATGGAGGTTGTTATGA
- a CDS encoding transposase produces the protein MSCQSIEIYLGVNGRNFQRQYKEKLSDFRHWRQGPHAEKYIVYPKNLGPYLTIDETSLSNGELYTIITNKARKGQKGSIVGIFEGTESNEIIRLILKHYSEQQRKIVREVTLDMAANMNLIVKSCFPRAKRVTDRFHVQKLAYEAVQDIRIKHRWETLDAENTAYKKAKEKGIEYQPEVLANGDTRKQLLARSRYLLFKPEEKWTLSQWHRAHILFELYPDIKKGYELSYSLYKIYNRQISPDVARAKLAQWFSQVEEAGFNAFSTVRKTFETHHNTIINYFNSRSTNAAAESFNAKIKEFRRQFRGVTDIKFFLYRLCKIYA, from the coding sequence ATCAGTTGTCAAAGCATTGAAATCTATCTGGGAGTTAACGGGCGTAACTTTCAGCGACAATATAAAGAAAAGCTAAGTGATTTTCGCCATTGGAGACAAGGTCCACATGCGGAAAAATACATCGTTTACCCCAAAAATCTAGGACCTTACCTGACCATTGATGAAACATCCCTCTCGAACGGTGAGCTTTATACCATCATCACCAATAAAGCCAGAAAAGGCCAGAAAGGTTCTATTGTTGGTATATTTGAAGGAACCGAATCCAATGAAATCATAAGACTTATACTTAAGCATTATTCAGAACAACAACGCAAAATAGTCCGTGAAGTCACTCTAGATATGGCTGCCAATATGAACCTGATTGTCAAAAGTTGCTTTCCCCGGGCTAAACGGGTAACGGACCGTTTTCATGTACAGAAGCTGGCTTATGAAGCCGTACAGGACATCCGGATTAAGCATCGGTGGGAAACTCTGGACGCGGAAAATACAGCTTACAAAAAAGCCAAAGAAAAGGGTATTGAATATCAACCAGAGGTATTAGCAAATGGAGATACCCGAAAACAGTTGCTGGCCAGAAGTCGGTATCTGCTATTTAAACCAGAAGAAAAATGGACCCTTTCGCAATGGCATAGAGCACATATATTATTTGAACTTTATCCTGATATTAAAAAAGGCTACGAGCTATCTTATAGTCTTTACAAAATCTATAACCGTCAAATATCGCCTGATGTGGCCAGAGCAAAACTGGCTCAATGGTTCAGCCAGGTAGAAGAAGCGGGATTTAATGCATTCTCTACAGTTAGAAAAACTTTTGAGACACATCACAATACCATTATAAACTACTTTAACAGCAGAAGCACAAACGCAGCTGCTGAATCGTTTAATGCAAAGATAAAAGAGTTCAGAAGACAGTTTAGAGGGGTAACAGACATTAAATTTTTTCTCTACAGATTATGCAAAATTTATGCTTAG
- a CDS encoding ATP-binding protein, which yields MKRLVNTVIFWMVITLLFCVVLTWSILLGNFTIAIPAGILFIASCRGVYLQYIMHARKVTFMLNAIENDDFSFKFSSDSPLRSDIQVNRTLNRITAIIQKAKADAVQKEKYYELILNSVNTGVIVANENGNILQTNNEALRLLGLTIFTHLKQLDKILLGLPEIFQNVRSGEKQQMSFTNERGTVHMSIRASEMTINSVRMRIFAINDINSELDDKEIESWIRLTRVLTHEIMNSVTPITSLSETLLSLHKNADKDIRNGLEVISSTGKGLIDFVESYRKFTHLPTPQPSLFYAANLAERIVHLTQSNNTQPGTRIILSIEPLDLIIYADEKLITQVMLNLVKNAMQSVEQASDGLIQIKGYCNSDESVSLEIMDNGPGISPEMADHIFIPFFTTKEGGSGIGLSISRQIMRLHGGTLTLKSSPSKKETSFILTFK from the coding sequence ATGAAAAGACTAGTAAATACGGTTATCTTTTGGATGGTTATTACCTTACTATTTTGCGTGGTATTAACCTGGAGCATCCTGTTGGGCAATTTTACAATAGCTATTCCTGCAGGAATTTTATTTATTGCTTCCTGCAGGGGAGTATATCTTCAATACATAATGCATGCCAGGAAAGTAACGTTTATGCTAAATGCTATAGAAAATGATGACTTTAGTTTTAAATTTTCTTCGGATAGTCCTTTGCGTTCAGATATACAAGTAAACCGGACGCTAAACAGAATAACTGCCATCATTCAAAAAGCTAAGGCAGATGCGGTACAGAAAGAAAAATATTACGAACTAATTCTCAACTCAGTAAATACAGGTGTAATCGTTGCAAACGAAAATGGAAATATCTTACAGACAAACAACGAAGCACTTCGGTTACTAGGACTTACAATTTTTACCCACCTTAAACAACTTGACAAGATTTTACTTGGTTTACCAGAGATTTTTCAAAACGTTCGATCAGGTGAAAAACAACAAATGTCGTTCACGAATGAGCGCGGAACAGTACATATGTCTATAAGGGCCTCAGAAATGACAATAAATAGCGTTCGGATGCGTATTTTTGCTATCAACGATATAAACAGCGAACTTGATGATAAGGAAATTGAATCTTGGATACGGCTTACTCGTGTGCTTACCCATGAAATAATGAATTCGGTCACGCCTATCACTTCACTAAGTGAAACGCTGCTTTCGTTACATAAAAATGCTGACAAAGACATACGCAACGGACTAGAGGTAATCAGCTCAACCGGAAAAGGATTAATAGACTTCGTTGAATCTTACCGGAAATTCACACATTTGCCTACTCCGCAACCTTCTCTTTTTTATGCAGCAAATTTAGCCGAGCGTATCGTGCATCTGACTCAAAGCAACAATACACAGCCTGGTACCCGGATTATTTTATCGATTGAACCACTCGATCTGATAATTTATGCCGATGAAAAACTGATTACGCAGGTTATGCTTAACCTTGTGAAGAATGCGATGCAATCTGTAGAACAAGCATCGGACGGACTTATTCAAATAAAAGGATACTGTAATTCCGACGAGTCTGTATCATTAGAGATAATGGATAATGGCCCTGGCATTTCGCCCGAAATGGCCGATCATATTTTTATTCCGTTTTTTACTACCAAAGAGGGTGGCTCAGGAATAGGATTAAGTATCTCCCGCCAGATTATGCGATTGCATGGCGGTACCCTAACCCTTAAAAGCTCTCCTTCCAAAAAGGAAACATCCTTTATTCTTACGTTCAAATAG
- a CDS encoding sigma-54 dependent transcriptional regulator, translating into MAKEGTIVVVDDNKGILAALQMLLSATFRTIITLPSPNSLIYTLRQEKIDLVLLDMNFTSGLNNGNEGLFWLQEIKKHDPSIQVVLFTAYADIDLAVRGIKEGATDFVVKPWDNERLLATLTGVLNKRKLVTGRREEVKQPDGLFWGDSPAMQRVRSFIEKVAKTDATILITGENGTGKGILANEIHRLSLRNKGPMIHVDMGAITETLFESELFGHVKGAFTDARTDRTGKFEEANNGSLFLDEIGNLSYQLQSKLLTAIQQRYIVRVGSNQPIPISARLICATNQNLQDMVSKSLFREDLLYRINTIHIEIPPLRERPKDIVPLAEQFIKKYAAIYNRNVQTLTREAKAKLIAHSWDGNIRELEHTIEKAVIISDSNKLDEDNFQLTRKKESTAVTSVSTLEEMEKIMIQKAMEKLNGNLSAVASELGISRQTLYNKMKKYEI; encoded by the coding sequence ATGGCAAAAGAAGGAACCATTGTTGTGGTTGATGATAATAAAGGAATACTGGCTGCTTTGCAAATGCTGCTCTCCGCAACGTTCCGTACGATTATTACTCTCCCCTCTCCCAATAGCTTGATTTACACCTTGCGGCAAGAAAAAATAGATTTGGTATTGCTTGATATGAATTTTACTTCTGGACTTAATAACGGAAACGAAGGATTGTTCTGGTTGCAGGAAATAAAAAAACATGATCCATCTATACAAGTGGTATTATTTACAGCTTACGCAGATATTGATCTTGCCGTAAGGGGTATAAAAGAGGGCGCAACCGATTTTGTAGTGAAACCCTGGGATAATGAAAGATTACTGGCTACCTTAACAGGGGTTTTAAATAAACGAAAGCTGGTAACCGGGCGAAGGGAAGAAGTAAAACAACCCGATGGGCTTTTCTGGGGTGATAGTCCAGCCATGCAACGCGTCCGTTCTTTTATTGAAAAGGTGGCGAAAACGGATGCAACCATTTTGATCACCGGCGAAAACGGAACCGGAAAAGGGATACTTGCCAACGAAATTCACCGCCTTTCTTTACGCAACAAAGGCCCTATGATACATGTGGATATGGGGGCTATAACGGAAACACTGTTTGAAAGTGAGTTATTCGGGCATGTTAAAGGGGCTTTTACCGATGCAAGGACTGATCGTACCGGAAAGTTTGAAGAAGCTAATAATGGATCGCTATTTCTGGACGAGATAGGAAACCTATCCTACCAGCTTCAGTCCAAATTACTGACTGCAATCCAGCAACGTTACATTGTCCGCGTGGGCAGCAATCAACCTATCCCGATTTCGGCTCGTTTGATTTGTGCCACCAATCAGAACTTGCAGGATATGGTAAGCAAATCACTCTTTCGTGAAGATCTTCTTTATCGGATCAATACTATACATATTGAGATTCCTCCATTACGTGAACGTCCAAAAGATATTGTACCGCTAGCCGAACAGTTTATTAAGAAATATGCTGCAATATACAACAGAAATGTTCAAACGTTAACAAGGGAAGCAAAAGCCAAGCTAATCGCTCATAGTTGGGATGGTAATATCCGGGAACTTGAACATACCATTGAAAAGGCGGTTATTATTAGCGATTCGAATAAACTGGACGAAGATAATTTTCAGCTGACCCGGAAAAAAGAATCTACCGCCGTTACTTCGGTTTCCACCCTGGAGGAGATGGAAAAGATAATGATTCAGAAAGCAATGGAAAAACTAAACGGGAATCTTTCGGCAGTAGCCTCTGAATTAGGGATAAGCCGGCAGACATTATATAACAAAATGAAGAAATACGAAATATAA